The following coding sequences lie in one Mustelus asterias chromosome 6, sMusAst1.hap1.1, whole genome shotgun sequence genomic window:
- the LOC144495138 gene encoding storkhead-box protein 2-like isoform X5, with the protein MSPISQSQFIPLGEILCLAISAMNASRKPVTQEALMEHLATCFPGVPTPSQEILRHTLNMLVRERKIYPTPDGYFIVTPQTYFITPSLIRTNSKWYHLDERIPDRSRCTSPQPGTITPSNSGCLRDRAHHRNHCDSCNCFREEFHNHSSTLQKKSIKECKDSYCPPSFSQMPVTQTEKSRSTVNCSYKTETLPKAKDGEKQSKKFGLKLFRLSFKKDKSKQLVNFSAQFPPEEWPLRDEDNPTSIPREVEQEIIKRINPDLTVENVMKHTALMKKLEEDKAHRNKPGSSAQHSGKSKKSRSHKKSHGKSRSHSKSRAPKGEQSEETHLDVAESREYELYDPITRSPCDKSTTVEIKGDNGFLTYDKMNMVESHFPVTPEWDVSGDLYKRRMESRFHEHSRESLQSKVHRSHSHTQDRKSRNDRTSKAKERSRSMDNSNRPLGTTLSGTAEETQGCSMDESHSNNDKLRSSKLLGHHRTGLSSHSNHITEPSIPECVDIDNPAGVSDACNPLEHTTAGDSLPKYNEPNCGAGTKADDYFQCNASKETIQTASSPSAKRNDECLFKDYDTLTLSDGIKNLSPLDRFLKHAPIEENVNGQLEQLSLQQKHYPEKIDMNSISLPVAGQASTLSLPNGQVFKSQSETQTVNHVENSYQEPPLYESQHNKPSEVLHNNCESLVGLTSVAQSLPVLPGHGEETGHQESSFDYYNVSDDDSEEGTNKNQEEGKSRDDGGTVQWLLEREKEKNLQRKFEKNLTLLSPKESDNSASQKALHSARLDSMDSSSITVDSGFNSPRTRESLASNTSSIVESNRRQNPAVSPGHGGTSAFSFRATADPAPSEPEKLQKPMKCLASVTSV; encoded by the exons GTGTCCCCACGCCCAGTCAAGAAATTCTTCGCCATACATTGAACATGCTCGTAAGAGAGCGGAAAATTTACCCAACTCCTGACGGATATTTCATTGTAACGCCACAGACTTATTTTATTACCCCTTCTCTCATCAGAACAAATAGCAAATGGTACCATCTGGATGAAAGGATACCTGACCGGTCTCGATGTACTTCACCACAACCTGGGACAATAACCCCGTCCAACTCTGGCTGCCTCCGAGACAGGGCCCACCACAGAAACCACTGTGATTCTTGCAACTGCTTTAGAGAGGAATTCCACAATCACTCATCCACTCTTCAGAAAAAATCAATCAAGGAATGTAAAGACTCCTATTGCCCCCCTTCTTTCAGCCAGATGCCAGTAACACAGACGGAGAAAAGTAGGAGCACTGTTAACTGCTCCTATAAAACTGAGACATTGCCAAAAGCCAAGGATGGGGAAAAGCAGTCCAAAAAATTTGGTTTGAAATTGTTCAGGTTGAGCTTTAAAAAGGACAAGTCGAAACAGCTGGTAAACTTTTCAGCCCAGTTTCCACCTGAGGAATGGCCTCTGCGCGATGAGGATAACCCAACCTCTATACCGAGGGAGGTAGAACAGGAGATAATCAAACGCATCAATCCAGACTTGACAGTGGAAAATGTCATGAAGCACACAGCGCTAATGAAAAAACTTGAAGAAGATAAGGCTCATAGGAATAAGCCAGGCTCTTCCGCTCAGCACAGCGGCAAGAGCAAAAAGAGTCGAAGTCACAAGAAGTCCCACGGTAAATCGCGATCTCACAGCAAGTCCAGGGCTCCAAAGGGAGAGCAGTCAGAAGAAACCCATTTGGATGTGGCAGAATCCAGAGAGTATGAGCTTTACGATCCAATTACCAGATCCCCGTGTGATAAGAGTACCACTGTGGAAATAAAGGGTGACAATGGCTTTCTTACATACGATAAAATGAACATGGTTGAATCTCATTTCCCGGTGACCCCAGAGTGGGATGTGTCGGGTGATCTTTACAAGCGCAGGATGGAGAGTCGATTTCACGAACATTCGAGAGAAAGTTTACAGTCAAAGGTTCATCGGAGCCACAGCCATACTCAAGACAGAAAATCAAGAAACGATAGGACCAGCAAAGCCAAGGAGAGGTCCAGATCGATGGATAATTCGAATAGACCTCTCGGCACTACTTTGTCAGGCACAGCGGAAGAGACGCAAGGATGCAGTATGGATGAAAGCCACTCAAATAATGACAAATTACGTTCTTCCAAATTGCTCGGTCATCACAGAACGGGATTGTCATCACATTCCAATCATATTACTGAGCCAAGCATACCAGAATGTGTTGATATTGATAATCCAGCAGGTGTTAGTGATGCCTGCAACCCACTGGAACACACTACAGCTGGAGATAGTTTGCCCAAATACAATGAACCCAATTGTGGTGCTGGAACAAAAGCTGATGATTACTTTCAATGTAATGCATCCAAGGAGACTATTCAGACTGCTTCTTCTCCATCAGCTAAACGTAATGATGAATGTCTGTTCAAAGATTATGATACTTTGACCTTGTCGGACGGCATTAAGAATCTGTCCCCTTTGGATAGATTCTTGAAACACGCCCCTATTGAAGAAAATGTGAATGGACAACTTGAACAATTGTCACTGCAGCAGAAGCATTACCCTGAAAAGATAGATATGAACAGCATTAGTTTGCCTGTAGCTGGACAGGCATCTACGTTATCGTTGCCAAATGGACAAGTGTTTAAATCACAGTCTGAAACTCAGACTGTAAATCACGTGGAGAATAGTTATCAGGAACCCCCTTTGTATGAATCGCAACACAATAAACCTTCGGAGGTGCTTCACAACAACTGTGAGAGCCTTGTTGGCCTAACAAGTGTGGCACAATCGTTGCCTGTTCTACCAGGGCACGGAGAGGAAACGGGACATCAGGAGTCTTCCTTTGACTATTATAATGTGTCTGATGATGACTCCGAAGAGGGGACCAACAAGAACCAGGAGGAGGGCAAAAGCCGCGACGATGGTGGTACTGTGCAGTGGTTGCTGGaacgagagaaagagaaaaatctCCAGAGAAAATTTGAGAAGAACCTAACTCTCCTGAGCCCAAAGGAAAGTGACAACAGTGCCAGCCAGAAAGCTTTGCATTCTGCTCGACTAGATAGTATGGACAGCAGCAGTATAACAGTAGACAGTGGATTTAATTCTCCACG TACTCGTGAAAGTCTGGCCTCTAACACTTCAAGCATAGTAGAAAGCAACAGGCGTCAGAACCCCGCTGTTAGTCCGGGACATGGAGGCACGTCAGCATTCAGTTTCCGAGCAACTGCCGATCCTGCACCAAGTGAACCCGAAAAGCTGCAGAAGCCCATGAAGTGTCTAGCCTCCGTTACCAGTGTTTGA
- the LOC144495138 gene encoding storkhead-box protein 2-like isoform X4 gives MLEGQDRRGDVSPISMSPISQSQFIPLGEILCLAISAMNASRKPVTQEALMEHLATCFPGVPTPSQEILRHTLNMLVRERKIYPTPDGYFIVTPQTYFITPSLIRTNSKWYHLDERIPDRSRCTSPQPGTITPSNSGCLRDRAHHRNHCDSCNCFREEFHNHSSTLQKKSIKECKDSYCPPSFSQMPVTQTEKSRSTVNCSYKTETLPKAKDGEKQSKKFGLKLFRLSFKKDKSKQLVNFSAQFPPEEWPLRDEDNPTSIPREVEQEIIKRINPDLTVENVMKHTALMKKLEEDKAHRNKPGSSAQHSGKSKKSRSHKKSHGKSRSHSKSRAPKGEQSEETHLDVAESREYELYDPITRSPCDKSTTVEIKGDNGFLTYDKMNMVESHFPVTPEWDVSGDLYKRRMESRFHEHSRESLQSKVHRSHSHTQDRKSRNDRTSKAKERSRSMDNSNRPLGTTLSGTAEETQGCSMDESHSNNDKLRSSKLLGHHRTGLSSHSNHITEPSIPECVDIDNPAGVSDACNPLEHTTAGDSLPKYNEPNCGAGTKADDYFQCNASKETIQTASSPSAKRNDECLFKDYDTLTLSDGIKNLSPLDRFLKHAPIEENVNGQLEQLSLQQKHYPEKIDMNSISLPVAGQASTLSLPNGQVFKSQSETQTVNHVENSYQEPPLYESQHNKPSEVLHNNCESLVGLTSVAQSLPVLPGHGEETGHQESSFDYYNVSDDDSEEGTNKNQEEGKSRDDGGTVQWLLEREKEKNLQRKFEKNLTLLSPKESDNSASQKALHSARLDSMDSSSITVDSGFNSPRTRESLASNTSSIVESNRRQNPAVSPGHGGTSAFSFRATADPAPSEPEKLQKPMKCLASVTSV, from the exons GTGTCCCCACGCCCAGTCAAGAAATTCTTCGCCATACATTGAACATGCTCGTAAGAGAGCGGAAAATTTACCCAACTCCTGACGGATATTTCATTGTAACGCCACAGACTTATTTTATTACCCCTTCTCTCATCAGAACAAATAGCAAATGGTACCATCTGGATGAAAGGATACCTGACCGGTCTCGATGTACTTCACCACAACCTGGGACAATAACCCCGTCCAACTCTGGCTGCCTCCGAGACAGGGCCCACCACAGAAACCACTGTGATTCTTGCAACTGCTTTAGAGAGGAATTCCACAATCACTCATCCACTCTTCAGAAAAAATCAATCAAGGAATGTAAAGACTCCTATTGCCCCCCTTCTTTCAGCCAGATGCCAGTAACACAGACGGAGAAAAGTAGGAGCACTGTTAACTGCTCCTATAAAACTGAGACATTGCCAAAAGCCAAGGATGGGGAAAAGCAGTCCAAAAAATTTGGTTTGAAATTGTTCAGGTTGAGCTTTAAAAAGGACAAGTCGAAACAGCTGGTAAACTTTTCAGCCCAGTTTCCACCTGAGGAATGGCCTCTGCGCGATGAGGATAACCCAACCTCTATACCGAGGGAGGTAGAACAGGAGATAATCAAACGCATCAATCCAGACTTGACAGTGGAAAATGTCATGAAGCACACAGCGCTAATGAAAAAACTTGAAGAAGATAAGGCTCATAGGAATAAGCCAGGCTCTTCCGCTCAGCACAGCGGCAAGAGCAAAAAGAGTCGAAGTCACAAGAAGTCCCACGGTAAATCGCGATCTCACAGCAAGTCCAGGGCTCCAAAGGGAGAGCAGTCAGAAGAAACCCATTTGGATGTGGCAGAATCCAGAGAGTATGAGCTTTACGATCCAATTACCAGATCCCCGTGTGATAAGAGTACCACTGTGGAAATAAAGGGTGACAATGGCTTTCTTACATACGATAAAATGAACATGGTTGAATCTCATTTCCCGGTGACCCCAGAGTGGGATGTGTCGGGTGATCTTTACAAGCGCAGGATGGAGAGTCGATTTCACGAACATTCGAGAGAAAGTTTACAGTCAAAGGTTCATCGGAGCCACAGCCATACTCAAGACAGAAAATCAAGAAACGATAGGACCAGCAAAGCCAAGGAGAGGTCCAGATCGATGGATAATTCGAATAGACCTCTCGGCACTACTTTGTCAGGCACAGCGGAAGAGACGCAAGGATGCAGTATGGATGAAAGCCACTCAAATAATGACAAATTACGTTCTTCCAAATTGCTCGGTCATCACAGAACGGGATTGTCATCACATTCCAATCATATTACTGAGCCAAGCATACCAGAATGTGTTGATATTGATAATCCAGCAGGTGTTAGTGATGCCTGCAACCCACTGGAACACACTACAGCTGGAGATAGTTTGCCCAAATACAATGAACCCAATTGTGGTGCTGGAACAAAAGCTGATGATTACTTTCAATGTAATGCATCCAAGGAGACTATTCAGACTGCTTCTTCTCCATCAGCTAAACGTAATGATGAATGTCTGTTCAAAGATTATGATACTTTGACCTTGTCGGACGGCATTAAGAATCTGTCCCCTTTGGATAGATTCTTGAAACACGCCCCTATTGAAGAAAATGTGAATGGACAACTTGAACAATTGTCACTGCAGCAGAAGCATTACCCTGAAAAGATAGATATGAACAGCATTAGTTTGCCTGTAGCTGGACAGGCATCTACGTTATCGTTGCCAAATGGACAAGTGTTTAAATCACAGTCTGAAACTCAGACTGTAAATCACGTGGAGAATAGTTATCAGGAACCCCCTTTGTATGAATCGCAACACAATAAACCTTCGGAGGTGCTTCACAACAACTGTGAGAGCCTTGTTGGCCTAACAAGTGTGGCACAATCGTTGCCTGTTCTACCAGGGCACGGAGAGGAAACGGGACATCAGGAGTCTTCCTTTGACTATTATAATGTGTCTGATGATGACTCCGAAGAGGGGACCAACAAGAACCAGGAGGAGGGCAAAAGCCGCGACGATGGTGGTACTGTGCAGTGGTTGCTGGaacgagagaaagagaaaaatctCCAGAGAAAATTTGAGAAGAACCTAACTCTCCTGAGCCCAAAGGAAAGTGACAACAGTGCCAGCCAGAAAGCTTTGCATTCTGCTCGACTAGATAGTATGGACAGCAGCAGTATAACAGTAGACAGTGGATTTAATTCTCCACG TACTCGTGAAAGTCTGGCCTCTAACACTTCAAGCATAGTAGAAAGCAACAGGCGTCAGAACCCCGCTGTTAGTCCGGGACATGGAGGCACGTCAGCATTCAGTTTCCGAGCAACTGCCGATCCTGCACCAAGTGAACCCGAAAAGCTGCAGAAGCCCATGAAGTGTCTAGCCTCCGTTACCAGTGTTTGA